A region of Pristiophorus japonicus isolate sPriJap1 chromosome 32, sPriJap1.hap1, whole genome shotgun sequence DNA encodes the following proteins:
- the LOC139240498 gene encoding tubulin alpha chain-like, which produces MRECISIHIGQAGVQIGNACWELYCLEHGIQPDGQMPSDKTIGGGDDSFNTFFSETGAGKHVPRAVFIDLEPTVIDEVRTGTYRQLFHPEQLITGKEDAANNYARGHCSVGKEIVDLVLDRVRKVADQCTGLQGFLIFHSFGGGTGSGFTSLLMERLSVDYGKKSKLEFSVYPAPQISTAVVEPYNSVLVTHCTLEHSDCAFMVDNEAIYDVCRRNLDIERPTYTNLNRLMAQLVSSITASLRFDGALNVDLTEFQTNLVPYPRIHFPLATYAPLISAEKAYHEQLSTAEITNACFEPANQMVKCDPRQGKYMACCMLYRGDVVPKDVNASIATIKSKRSIQFVDWCPTGFKVGINYQPPTVVPGGDLAKVQRAVCMLSNTTAISLAWTRLNLKFDKMYAKRAFVHWYVGEGLEEGEFQDAREDLASLEKDYEEVGVDSADLDKRAEEEEE; this is translated from the exons ATG CGTGAGTGTATTTCAATCCACATTGGCCAGGCGGGTGTGCAGATCGGCAACGCTTGCTGGGAGCTGTATTGCCTGGAGCATGGGATCCAGCCGGACGGGCAGATGCCCAGTGACAAGACCATCGGAGGTGGCGATGATTCCTTCAACACCTTCTTCAGTGAGACGGGGGCAGGCAAGCACGTTCCCCGAGCCGTGTTTATAGATCTGGAGCCCACTGTGATTG ATGAGGTTCGCACCGGCACTTACCGACAGCTCTTTCACCCCGAGCAGCTCATCACCGGCAAGGAGGATGCGGCCAATAACTACGCACGGGGCCACTGCTCGGTCGGCAAGGAGATTGTGGATCTGGTCTTGGATCGTGTCCGGAAGGTG GCTGACCAGTGCACAGGACTACAGGGTTTCCTCATCTTCCACAGTTTCGGGGGTGGGACCGGCTCGGGCTTTACTTCGCTCCTGATGGAGAGACTCTCCGTCGACTACGGCAAAAAATCCAAACTGGAGTTTTCCGTTTACCCAGCGCCGCAGATTTCCACCGCGGTGGTCGAGCCCTACAATTCCGTGCTGGTCACCCACTGCACCCTCGAGCACTCTGACTGTGCCTTCATGGTGGACAACGAGGCCATTTACGATGTGTGTCGCCGTAACCTTGACATCGAGCGTCCCACCTACACCAACCTCAACCGTCTCATGGCACAGTTAGTGTCGTCCATCACAGCGTCACTACGGTTCGACGGTGCCCTGAATGTGGATCTGACTGAGTTCCAAACCAACCTGGTCCCCTATCCCCGCATCCACTTCCCGCTGGCGACCTATGCGCCCCTTATTTCGGCCGAGAAGGCTTACCACGAGCAACTATCCACTGCGGAGATCACCAACGCATGCTTTGAGCCAGCCAACCAGATGGTGAAGTGCGACCCCCGCCAAGGCAAGTACATGGCGTGCTGCATGCTGTACCGAGGGGACGTGGTGCCGAAGGATGTCAACGCTTCCATTGCCACCATCAAGAGCAAGCGCTCGATCCAGTTTGTTGATTGGTGCCCGACTGGGTTCAAG GTTGGCATCAACTACCAGCCCCCGACGGTGGTGCCAGGGGGCGATCTGGCAAAGGTGCAGCGCGCTGTTTGTATGCTGAGCAACACCACCGCCATTTCCTTGGCTTGGACCCGCCTCAACCTCAAATTCGACAAGATGTACGCCAAGCGGGCCTTTGTCCACTGGTAcgtgggagaggggctggaggaAGGGGAGTTCCAGGACGCACGGGAGGACTTGGCGTCACTCGAGAAGGATTACGAAGAGGTGGGGGTCGATTCTGCCGATCTTGACAAGagggcggaggaggaggaagaataa
- the LOC139240575 gene encoding uncharacterized protein yields MEPCKGSSIQLDDRGDALEEDGVVNCVKGGRQTENEEERNGHLECHTHICQTHIYQTHICPTPIYQTPINQTPINQSPIYQTPIYQTPIYQTPIYQTPIYQTPIYQTPIYQTPIYQTPINQTPINQTPINQTPINQTHMYQTPIYQTPIYQTPINQTPIYQTPIYQTHIYQTHINQTPINQTPINQTPIYQTPIYQTPIYQTPIYQTPIYQTPIYQTPIYQTPISQTPISQTPIDQTPISQTPFSQTPFSQTPFSQTPIYQTHISSSS; encoded by the exons ATGGAACCATGCAAGGGCAGTTCCATCCAGCTGGATGACAGAGGAgatgcattggaggaggatggagtggtcaactgtgtcaaaggtggCAGGCAGACGGAGAACGAAGAGGAGAGAAACGGCCACTTAGAATGTCAT ACCCACATCTGTCAGACTCACATCTATCAGACCCACATCTGTCCTACCCCCAtctatcagacccccatcaatcagacccccatcaatcagagccccatctATCAGACCCCCATCTATCAGACCCCCATCTATCAGACCCCCATCTATCAGACCCCCATCTATCAGACCCCCATCTATCAGACCCCCATCTATCAGACCCCCAtctatcagacccccatcaatcagacccccatcaatcagacccccatcaatcagacccccatcaatcagacccacatgtATCAGACCCCCATCTATCAGACCCCCAtctatcagacccccatcaatcagacccccatctatCAGACCCCCATCTATCAGACCCACATctatcagacccacatcaatcagacccccatcaatcagacccccatcaatcagacccccatctatCAGACCCCCATCTATCAGACCCCCATCTATCAGACCCCCATCTATCAGACCCCCATCTATCAGACCCCCATCTATCAGACCCCCAtctatcagacccccatcagtcagacccccatcagtcagacccccatcgatcagacccccatcagtcagacccccttcAGTCAGACCCCCTTCAGTCAGACCCccttcagtcagacccccatctatCAGACccacatctcatcatcatcatag